Below is a window of Pseudomonas sp. B21-040 DNA.
AACTCAAGAAAAATGCCCTCGCGCAACCGTTGACCTTGCGCCAATGGGGGCAGAACGTCGCCCGAATCCAAGAGGTCGCGAAGCTTGAATTTCGTGACCGGGTTGTCGAGCGAGTGGGGATTGTTCTGGAAAGTTTCCAGGCGGGTACGACGAAACTGGTGCCACAGGATTTGTTGTTACAGGGGGCCGGTGAGCGGGTGGGTGGCCGTTGTTATCCATTGGCACTGGCGATGGCCGCGGCGCTGCTACACAGCCCTGCCGCCGCCAATACCCTGCGCGAACGTTTCTACCTTGGGGTCATTGATCCAAAGGAAAACGACTCCGCGGTCTTTCTGAACGCGGTGGAAGAAATGCGCGGCGTGCAACTCAACGAGGTGGGTACCTCCCTCGCTCGTTCTGACGTGGCGCAGGTGGTGGCGCTACTGGAAACCAAGACGTCCCCCAGCACCTTGATGCTCAACTCCAATAACCACTCGATGCTGGTGGCGAAAACCTTTGTCGGCGAGCGCGGCCTCTATCACTTCTACGATCCGAACTTCGGTGTGTTCGAGTTTGAGCAACCACTGCTGTTTCGCGAAGCGTTGGAGCAGTTCTTTCTGGAACATGAAATGGCCAAACAGTACGCCGCCTATGGCGACGCCTTGCGGCCAACGTTTGACCTGATCGAGGTGGACGGTACACGCCTGTCCGAAACGGCGTTGCCTTCCGGTATTCGTGTGTCGGAATTGCTGCAACCCGGCCCGTTGAAGGAGCAGACATTGCCTGCACTCAGGCAGCGCCTGGCCAGTGCTCACGGCGACTCGCTGATGAGTAATCCGCGTCTGGGCAGCAGTCTGTTGGAACTCGACAGCTATGGCTGGAGCCAGCAGATACGCGAGGCGACCACTGAGCTTCTGGAAAAAAATCAGCTGGCGCAGAGGCTTGTCCCGTTATTCGAGACGTTGGAAATTACCCCGGTCGGCGAGTATCGCTTGAGCCTGATCGATCCCGAAAAGCCCGAGCACCTGGTACAAGTCATCACTAACGATCAGCGCTTGCTGCGCATCAAAACCTATTTGTCAGAGCAATTCTCGACGCTGGCGACAAAACCCCGGGCGCCGGTCAATGAGCTGGACCCGACGGGCGCCGGCAGCGTCCATACCTTGAACGCAGGGTTCACCATCCAGGCGCTGATGAACGCGTTGCGCAACCAGGAAGGTGCTGGAAAACCGTTGACGATGGCCGTTCGGTTGCACGCTTACGTCAATTACGCGCAGTTGGTACATGGCAATGCGGTCGATGTTCTTGGGCTGGTCAAACTGGTGCGACAAGCGCTGGCTGAAGAGAAGGTGATCGCTCAAACCTGTGCGCCGGTGGTGAGCGAGGCCTTGGGCCATGTCGCCAATGAAGGCGTGGGTGCGGTGTTGGGCCTGGCCAACGCAGGTTTCGATATCTATCAGTTATCCACGGCCGAAAACGACGTCGAGCGCGCGCAATACGGTACTCAACTGGCATTCGATTCCGCCAGCGTAATGCTGGCAGGGGCCGGAATTGGCGCCGGGGTGGTGGGGGCGAGTACAGCGGCCGCGGTGCTGGGTGGTGCCGGTGTGATTCTGGGTGGCCTGGCGATTGGTGCGGCAGCGCTCGCACAAGGTTTTGCCGTGATTGCCGAAGAGGTCAAACAAGTCGGATTGTTTTTTGACGGGTTGGAACGTGCGCATCGCGAAGGCGGTTATCGGTTCGATGAGGCCGCCAGCGCGTGGCTGCCTCAATCGGCCCTGGTCTTCCAGACGTTGGACCTGAAGGCCCGCACCCTGGCGTTCGGCAGCCCTGAACTGTTCCCCCTGCGTGATCATTTCGGGGTCCCTGACTTTGATGTGGATTACGAGCGAACGATTGATATTCGTCGTGAACTCGGTTTGCCAGGGCGCGCCGCGTTTGCACCCGCTGCGGGTCAGGCCATCGTGCTGCCGTGCACGCCTAAAACGGTTTACGGCTATGAATACAAATGGCTGCCCTTTTCGACACTGCGCCACAGCGTCGGGTTTGATACGGCGCGTCGCCTCGAGAAGAGGACACGGGATGGCACGCGTCTGTTTCTGTTCTCGTTCTATTCGTTTCCCGGTGACTACATTGTCTATCGCCTGAGCCCGGTCTATCAGCCCACGATGATCAATGTTCGGCTGGACGCAATCGCACGCACGCTGGTGGTGCCTGCGCTGCCGACATCGTGGCACGACAAGATCACTTATAAAATCGAAGGCGCAGGGGCGAACTGCTCGCTGGTGCTCAATCCCGGGGTGAAGATCGAACTGGAGTCGCCGAGCCAGGAGACCTCGCGTTGGTTGCTGCAAGCCTCGTGGGCGAAGGAAAGCGATGTTCGAGTGGAGCGTTTTGGCGAACTCTTTATTGGTTCAATCAACGTTGAGTTGAGCGGCAGGGGACGCAATGAAGTCCTGATAAAAATCGGCAAGGATCAAGTGTTCAAGGTCGACTTCACCCAGTTGACGTTGATGGTTATCGAGCAGGACGCGACCCCGGGCATGGATGCCCAGGCATTGCAGGATCACTTCAAGACGTTGGCCCGAGCGCATCGCCTGGGCATGCCCTACACGCCGGTACATCAGTTTCCGGTCCCGTTCGAAAAACCCGATGAACCCAGGTTTACGACCGCCTGGTATGACTCGGCTGTCGATCGCTTTCTGTATTTTCGTGACGATGATCCGGGGGAGGCCGATGGGGCATTATTGGGCGCGGTGGTCGATGGGTATGCGTATTTCTATCACCCGCTGAATTACCTTGTCTGGCAAGTCGACGCAGTGACTGGCCTGCTCCACCGACGTTATCGGCTGTTGCTCGCCGAGGCTGCCGATAGCCTCATTACCCACTGCCAGGAAGCGACGCACGGGGTGATCACTCTCGTGCAGAAGGTCACTCGTAAAGACCGGACGGTGGATGAGTTTGTCTACCAACTGCATGACGGCGAACTGTTCTTGAGTTCGATGACGCGCGACCTGGACCCGACGCTGGCAGCGGTCGTGAGCAAGCGCGAGACACTCGGCGACTGGGCTCAGGTATTGGGAGGGCATGTTGTGTTTGCGCCTGTGCCGGCAAACGGTGTGGTAACCACTGTCGACTGGCAGCCAGCGGCGTACGTCTCGATTTGCTGGAAGGTGGATTCGACGCTGCGCGACCTGGCCTGGATTCGCCGCAGTGACCGCCTGATTGTCCGCCCTGCCGCGCCGCGACACCGGGAGCGAGGCTGGCCGGATTCCATCAAAAATCTCAAAGAGCTCACGCTTGTCCCGCCCACGAATAATGAGGGGGATGTGTTCGTCGTCTACGACAAGGCTGCCGGGCATCTGTCACGCCAGCAACGAATCAACGGGGCCTGGTCTGTTGAACAGATTGAACCCGAAGGGCTGGTGAATGTGGTTGCCATTGAAGAGGAATATCTGGCGCTGACAGATAAAGGTCTGTTTTTCAATGTGACTACCGACGGTCGCCTGCAGTTGGGTGGGGTGACCGATGACTGGCTCAAGGATCGAGCACGTTGGTGGCTGGCGCTGGACAGCGTGGCCGACCAATACCCCGTCGCGAGTTTTGCCATCGTGGGCTTGAGCCACTTGCACGACCATGCCCGGTTAAGCGCCTGGTACGTGAACGATCGGCTGCTGTTATCCGATCTGGGACGTGGCGAGGAAGTACGCTTGCTGAGCGTTACGCCGGACAGCAGCGCAGCCTGGTTGCTGGCGCTGTCCACCGGTGAAATTTACCGTCAGGGCTTTATCGATCCTGTGCAACTCGACAGTGCATTTGGCCAGGGTTTGCAATTGTTGCAGGCCGGCGTGATACCGGCACCGGTGCGAGAGTGGGGGCCCTGGCGGTTTGCCGAAGTAACAGCAGCAGGCGCAGGACTTCGCGCTACGACGCTTGAAGGGATCAACGTGGAGTTGCGCTATCAGGAGTCGGTGTTGATCACGGGCGTTGATAGCCAATGGGTGGCTGTTCAGACCGCGCCGTTGCAAGACGGTCTCAAGAGGCTGGTCGAAAACCACCGGCACGCGGCGTTCCTTGCGGTTGAGGCACCCGACAGCCTGCAATGGTATGTGTCTGAAACCGGCCGATTGATTCGGGTTTCGAAAGCTTCGAATACCGACGACTTCGAACTGTTGGGGACACAGCAGCAAATCAATGTGTTGCTTCATGAGCGCAAGGACGGGCTGCTGCATACCTACCCGGGCAAGGAGCAGGCCGGCCCCGTGCGTTATGTTCAGCGCAATGCTGAAGTGCTGACCCTCGAAGGGCAGATGACCGTCAGTGACCTGATGCCGTTGATTCCCGACGACGTGCACACATTGGTCCTTCGACTGGGCCAGGGCGCCGTTACTTACTGCTTGTCGAAGGCCGTCTGGTTCAGGTTGGAGTCGGTCATTGTCGACTGCCGGGCAATACCGGGACGTGAGGCGTCAATTCCCGGCAAGTTGATCTGGGCGCTGGACAACACGGAGAAACTGACGCTGAGCAAGGTTCAGGAACACTTGGTCATTGTCGATCCCGACTGTGGGCACAGCCTGATCTTTCGCGACGTGTTCTCGGCGGACGTCACCTTGCAGGGCGAAGTGTTCCTGGCCGTAGAAGGGTATCGATCCTTTGCCGTGTCCGCGTTGGTGAAAGCGTTGCTGATCAAGCTCGGTAACGAGGACAACGTCTTGTTGAGCGAGGTTGTACCGGCGCAGCGCATCGATCTGCCGACCGCAGAGGAGGTTTCGGGCAACGGGTTGAGCTGAGTCCGGTTGACACAAGGCCGCAGGTTTTTTCGACTCTGCGGCCTTGAAGGTCAGGGCACCAGGTAGCCCTTCACCCCGGTAAAGATGATTTGCGCAGCCAATGCGCAGACGAACAACCCCATTAGCCGGCTGACGATCTGCAACCCCTGATCGCCAAGAATCCTCTCGATGTGGTTGGACAGATAAAGCACGACGCCCACGGTGAAACTGGCCAGGGCAATGCTGAGAATCGCCGTGAGTTTGTCGTCCCAATGCGGCTGGCCGATGCCCATCACCAGCAATGCACCGATGGTACCGGGGCCGACTGTCAGGGGAATGGTCAGCGGGACGATGGTCACGTCCTGCTGCACGTTGTCGGTTTGCACCGCCGACTTGCCTTGGGCCATGCCCAGCGCCGAAATGAACAACACGCTGCCGGCACCGATGCGGAACGCGTCCACGGTGATGCCGAACACAGTGAAAATCACCCGCCCGAACAAGTACAGCAAGACGCTCGACACCAGCGTGGCGATGGCCACTTTCCAGGCCAGGCGTCGTTGTTCTTTGCGCGAGTAACCGCGAGTCAAGCTGATGAAGCAGGACAATACGAAGAATGGGCTGTAGAGCACCAGCATCTTCAGGTAAACGCTGAATAACTCTTGGAGCATGGTCGGAGCTCACGGCGATTGAAATTGAAGTGGAGTCTATCAGGCGCGGGGGCGTCTGTCGGCTTGAGGCCACGATAGTTTTGCGTGCAGAAAACTACTTGGTTTGTACGGCGTATTAGTTTTTGTTAGTTGGTCTGCTGGCGTATTTTAGTTGTGGCATGGTTGTAAGCTATATGGCGTTACAGTTGTGATCTTGTTGTATTCAAGTGGTTTGTGTAACTTTGTCGCTCGGGCCCATGGAGGGCTTTTGTTAAATAAAGGAAGTGTTATGAGTATTGAATCTAATCCTGTAGTAACTTTGTCTGATCGTCTTGAGCGTTTGAACGCATATGACGTGATGCCAGAGAGTATCATTATTGTTCCGCGTGCCATGACCATCAATAGTGGCGATGTCGATCAACCGGATCGCGCCTCGATTGTGGGAGACGGCATCTTGTCTTTTGTATCGGGAATGAGCGAGCAAAATAAAACCGATATTCAACACACTTATCTCTTCGCTTCGTTGGTGGCTAATAAAAAATACCCGCGCGATGATCAAGGTAAAGAGTGGTATCAGCTTTTTCTGCAAGTAATGCAGGATTCGGGTTGGACCATCTTGCAGAAGTATTACGACACTGTTGCCGCTTCCGGCAAGAGCTTCAAGATGGATCAGTTGGTGCTGAAGATCCTCGGCTCTGCCGTCGCTGCCGCTGCCGTTCCGGGGCCGACCTCGGTTCTGATGCTGAAAGTCGCTGGTGATGCGCTGGCTGCGCTACAAACCAGTGGCAAGCCCCTTCAACTTTTCGACCAGAACATCAAGGATTCGGGGACGGGTGGGTTTGGTGTGGCCAGCTGTAAGGAAAGCCAGCACGGCGAAGTGATCATGGCGCTGGGTGCCGTCCGTTTCATTAAACGGACCAACCAGACCAAAGTCCTGTTTGTGGATTGGGACAGCAGTTCCGTCGATCTGTACAAAGGCGAAAGTCATATGACCATTGTGCCTTCCATTATTGAGCGCACTCGCGCCACCATCATCGCGAAGTTGGGTGATCGTGCACAAACCAAAATTGACGAATACGAAATCTGATCCTGTGTGATCGTTTGGCGACTACGTTGTAGTCGCCAATTTTGAATGAGTCAGGAGTTATTGATGGGTGCGCAGTATTCAGTTTTCGTTAATGCCGGTGCCGTTGTCTTACTGTCCTCCGCCCTGCTGGAGCAGGAGAGGCAGGATGTGTTGAATTCGGTGTTGTTCGCGCAATTGGTGGCTAATAAGAAATACCCGGAATTTACGCTTGGTGATGGGTGGTATGACACCTGTCAGGGGGTACTTAAGGATAGTTGGTTGCAGAGGGCGGTGGCGTGGGACAGTTTCGGAACCGATGCCGAATCGAAGCGTGCCATGGTGCAGTGGGTCGAGAGCCGACTGGAAGATCAAGCAGGTAACATTACGATTGCCGGGATCGCCGGGGTCTTTAACGATATCGCTCAATTGCCCTGCAATCATCCGGCAACTGAGCTACTGCGCGAGCAGATGTCCAGGCAAAAAAATATCGAGGTGTCGGGCACACCCGCAGAGGCAGTGAGTGACGTCAGGTTGCAAATCATTGTCGTCGGCCAAGGGGCTGTAATGAGCAGTCTCTTTATAGAGTTCGAAACCAATGTGCATACCTTAACTGATCCTTTGGGCCATTTGTTTTCCTCAGATAACGTGCTGGGCAATATCCGACTCAGATGGTTTCAAGCCAACTTGTCGTCTGTCCTTTATGTCTCCCTTCGCGATGCCATCGTAAAGAAACTGGGGGATAAGGCGGCGAAAAACATCCTGTACATTTCTGACATTAAGCCAGTTGGATTGCCATCGACAGCGGGGGCACCGTCATGACTGCAAAGGACTCCAGATTTGCCGCCGGTCAAGTGCTCAGTAGCAGTTATTCCCCACGTGCGGCGGTGGTGGGCAACAGTGTTGTTTCATTCAACGAAGGGATGTCGTCGCAGGACAGGGAAGATATCTATCTGAGTAATCTATATGCGCAGTTGGCCACTCGTTCAGCGCAAAAAGACGGCTTGGTCGGCAATTGGTTTGATTACTACAAAAACAAACTCAGGTTTCTGGGCTGGGATATGTCGCGCGCGGTCAGTCCAGGTCCTGCTGGACAGGGGCAGATGTCGGAAAGCGTTGCGCAGCAAATATCAGGGGCGGCCGGCGAGCGTTTTTCGAGTCCGGCAGAACATGCGCTCAAGTCGCTCAAGCGCAATGCCAATGCACTTGAGGTATTCGAAAGGCTTAGCCTGCAACGTGAAACGGGGCTCTTTCAAATGATTCCCTGTTGCCTGAAAGCCCCTGGAAAGATCGAAATCGCCCTGTACCACAAACAGTTCAGCACCCGCCGAAACGTCTCGCAGTTCCTGTTTTGGCCAATTGAAGAAATCGTGGAAAACAGTCGGGAAGAAATGGCGATCATTACGTTCAGCACGCTTCACTACGTGACCTTCAGAAAAAAAGTGGCGGCCGCGGTGGTGGCCGAAACCACCCGTCATTTGCATGAACTGGATATATAGGCAGCGTGTTACCTGATTGAGGTTCAGTCAGGAGGTCGGAGCGGCTGCCCGATTCTGCTGATCACGCTGGGCAACCCAATGCTCGATCAGGTCACGCAACTGCGACAGTTCGACCGGCTTGGCCATATGCCCGTCCATACCGGCCTGGCGCGCACGCTCTTTGTGCTCGGCGAGAATATGCGCGGTCAATGCCACCACGGGGGTGCGTGTGCGTTGATTGCCGACTTCCCAGGCGCGTAGTTGCTGGGTGGCAGAGAAACCATCGAGGATCGGCATTTCGCAGTCCATCAACACCAGGTCGTAGCGTTGGGCTTTCATCGCCTGCAACGCCTCTTCACCATTGCTGGCGGTGTCTGGTTGCAGGTTGAGCTTGCCGAGCATGCCGCGAATCACCTTGGTCGAGATCGTGTTGTCCTCGGCCACCAGGATGCGGAAATCGCTCGGAACCTTGACCGGAAGCGCCGAGCCGGGCGACAGGTGATGCGAAGCGGCCGGGCCTTTGTTGCGCTGACTCAGTTCGTCGGCGAGGGTGGTCTTGAGGGTATAGCCGGCCACGGGCTTGGCGAGGATGCGTTTGATCCCGCTGTTGCGTGCAATGATCTTGCTCGGTGCATTGCTGATGCCGGTCAGCATGATCAGCAGAATGTCGTGATTGAGGCTCGGGTCTTCCTTGATCTTGGCCGCCAGTTGCATGCCGGTCATGCCAGGCATGTTCTGATCCAGCAGGACCACGTCGAAGTAATCGCGCAAGTGAGCCTTGGTGCGCAGTAGTGCCAGGGCTTCCTTGCCGGACGGCACGGCGCTGACGTTCAGGCCCCAGGCACTGCATTGCTGCACCAGCACCTTGCGGCAGGTATCGTTATCGTCCACCACCAGCACGCGCGCGCCTTGCAGCGGTCCGTCGAGGTCAGAGGTCGGGTGTTCAAGCCGGTCCGGGTCCAGGGGCAGCGTCAGCCACAAGGTGCTGCCCTGGTTGGCGCCGGTCTTGATGCCGAACTCGCCCTGCATCAGGCGGATCAGTTGACGGGCGATCACCAGCCCCAAATTGCCGCCCAGACTCGTTGCCGAAAGGAAGTGCTTGCTGTGCAGTTCGGCGTGCATCAGGGCATCGCGCTCTTCTGCCTCCATCGGCACACCGCTGTCCTGCACCGCAATGCGCAGTCGCGGTTTTGCACTGCGTTCATCGAGGGCGACAACGATCAGGATTTCGCCTTCGTCGGTTTTCTTCAGCGCGTTTTCCAGCAGGCTCAGCAGGGTCTGACGCAGGCGTGTAGGGTCGCCACTGATGACGCGCGGTACTTGCGGCTGGATAAAGCTGATCAGCTCGACATTCTGCTGCTCGGCCTTGGCGCGGAAGATACTCATGCAGTCTTCGATCAAGGCGTTGAGGTCGAACTGCACGTCGTCCAGTTCGATCTGCCCTGACTCGAGCTTGGAGATGTCGAGTATCTCGTTGATCAAGGTCAGCAGCTCATTGCCGGCGCTGTGGATGGTTTGCACATAGTCGCGTTGCTTGACCGACAGGGGCGTGCCCAACAACAGTTCGGTCATGCCCAGTACACCGTTCATGGGGGTGCGGATTTCATGGCTGATTTTCGCCAGGAACTCGGCTTTTGCATTGATTTCGGCGTTGCTGGCGGCCAGGTCACGGCTGACGCTGAAGCGGTCTTCGGTGATGCGGCGCTGACGTTCACTCAGGGCGATGCTCATCAGCAGGCCGCTGATACAGATAACCACCAACAGGGTGATGATCAGATCTTGCGGTGCGAGCTGAGTCAGTCCCAGCAGCGCGGGCAGGATGACCAGTGCGCCAATGTTGAACACCACCATGGCCGCGACGAAAAAGCGTGCCGGGCGATAACCTTTTTGCCAGTGATAGGCGCTGACGAACAACATGCTCAAGCCGGCCAGAGCCACCAAGACGTAGGTGATGATGTTCAGCGGCAGTGTGTTGACGAACAACAGCAACAAGCCGCAGACGACAATGAACAGAATGTCCGCCAGCAACAATTTGTTCAGCGGGTGCGGGCCGAGCGGGGTAAAGAAGCGGTAGGCGAACATCAGGCCGCTCGGCGCGGTCAGCAGTAACGCGAGGTAGGCGCCCGGCGTCTGGATGGCGTGCCAGTCGGGTAACCATGGGCCGGCCAGGTTCAGCAGCAACAGCAGGCTGAGCATCAACAACCCTTCACACCAGGCCAGCCAAAGGCTGCTGCGCGAGCGTGTGTAGGCGTAGCGGACGAAGTTGTGCAGGATCAGCATGCTGATGCAGCCGAACAGCAGGCCGTAGATCAACGTCTGGTTCTGATCGGCCGCGGTCATGACCGCCGATTGCAGGGTGATATAAGGTCGTAACTGGTGTTCAGAGACCAGCCGCAGGTAGACGTCGAGGGTGTTGTCACTTTGCGGCAGCGGCAACATGAAGTCGCTGTTGGGCAGGGGGCGATTAGCCTGGGGTTGCCTGGTGCCGGTGTTCAATTGATCGATCAGCTTGTCGCCGTCGAGTACATACAGATTGAGTGCCGACAGATCGGGGGCGAACACCCGCAGCAATTGTTCATGCTTGCCGGGGGCCAGCCTGAAACGCAGCCACAACGCACCATCGGGCTCGGACGCCGTGAGGCGCTCGAGTTCGATGGGACTGAATTGATTGGTGTAGCGAGCGGAACGGATGTCGCTAAGCTGCAGGTCGCCCTGTTCGTCGAGCAATACCGCCCAACCACTGCCTTGCGCGGCCTGGGCCGGGAGCATGCAGAGCAGGGTCAGCAGCGTGACGGTAAGACTTATGGCAATCCTGAGCCAGCGCACGGCGAAATCCCTTCGTAGGTTGATGCCAGATTATAACTATGCGCGGTGCCGGAATAGTGCGGCAAGGACCAGCGGCCCTTGCCCGGCCAAATGAATGGCCTTATTCCTGGCTTTCGCCACGTTCACGGGCAATGGCTCGGTAGCCAATGTCCTTGCGGTAGAAGCAGCCTTCCCAATCGATTTTAGCCGCCAGTTTGTAAGCCTGCTGTTGAGCCGCATCGACGCTGGCGCCCATGGCGGTTGCGCAGAGCACCCGGCCACCGGCTGTCACGACTTGACCGTCCTTGAGTGCAGTGCCCGCGTGGAAGACTTTACCTTCCAGGGCGGCGGCTGCATCCAGACCGTTGATGGCCACGCCTTTGGCGTAATCACCCGGATAACCGCCAGCGGCGAGCACGATACCGACGCTCGGACGTGGATCCCACTGCGCTTCGACCTTGTCCAGCGCTTGTGCCAGAGCGGCCTCAACCAGCAAGACCAGGCTCGACTGCAAGCGCAGCATTACCGGCTGGGTCTCAGGATCGCCGAAACGGCAGTTGAACTCGATGACTTTTGGATTACCAGCCTTGTCGATCATCAGGCCTGCATACAGGAAGCCTGTGTAGACGTTGCCTTCATCGGCCATGCCGCGAACGGTCGGCCAGATCACCAGGTCCATGACGCGCTGATGCACCTCGCTGGTCACGACCGGGGCAGGGGAGTAAGCGCCCATGCCGCCGGTGTTCGGACCGGTGTCGCCGTCGCCGACGCGCTTGTGGTCCTGGCTGGTGGCCATTGGCAGTACGTTCTTGCCGTCGACCATGACGATGAAGCTGGCTTCTTCGCCATCCAGGAATTCTTCGATCACGACGCGCGAGCCCGCTTCGCCAAACGCGTTGCCTGCGAGCATGTCGCGCACGGCGTCTTCGGCTTCGGCCAGGGTCATGGCAACGATGACGCCTTTACCGGCGGCCAGGCCGTCGGCCTTGATCACGATCGGTGCGCCTTTTTCACGCAGATAAGCCAGGGCTGGCTCGATCTCGGTGAAGTTCTGGTAGTCGGCGGTCGGGATCTTGTGGCGCGCCAGGAAGTCTTTGGTGAAGGCTTTCGAACCTTCCAGCTGAGCGGCGCCAGCGGTCGGGCCGAAGCAGTCAAGGCCACGGCTGCGGAACAGATCGACCACGCCTGCCACCAGCGGCACTTCCGGGCCGACGATGGTCAGGGAAACGTTTTTCTCGGCAAAGTCGGCCAGTTGCTCAAGGGCCAGAACATCGATAGCGACGTTTTCGCACTTGGCTTCGATGGCGGTGCCGGCGTTGCCGGGCGCGACGAATACTTTCTGCACGCGCGGATCCTGAGCCACTTTCCAGGCCAGGGCGTGTTCACGGCCACCGCTGCCAATGATCAAAACATTCATTTCAAAAACCTCGGATGACGCTAATTCTGTGAAGGGTTGGCACTAGAGAGCGGCACAACCCCTGTAGCAGCTGCCGAAGGCTGCGTTAAGGTCGGAACGACCTTCCGGCGATAAATCGATTACGACCGTTTCGCGGCCGGACGCAGCCTGACGGCAGCTGCTACACCGACCGCGTTTCGCTTAGTGACGGAAGTGGCGCATGCCAGTAAAGACCATCGCGATGCCAGCCTCGTCGGCTGCTGCAATCACTTCGTTGTCACGCATCGAGCCGCCTGGCTGGATCACCGCAGTGATACCCACCTTGGCCGCGTTGTCCAGACCGTCGCGGAACGGGAAGAAAGCGTCCGATGCCATGACCGAACCGGCTACTTGCAGACCGGCATGTTCAGCCTTGATCGCAGCGATACGGGCGGAGTTCACACGGCTCATCTGGCCAGCGCCGACACCGATGGTCTGGCGGTTCTTGGCGTAGACGATGGCGTTGGACTTGACGTACTTGGCGACTTTCCAGGCGAAGATCAAGTCGTGGATTTCCTGTTCGGTCGGTGCGCGTTTGGTCACGACTTTCAGGTCGTCGGCACCGATCATGCCAATGTCGCGGCTCTGTACCAACAGGCCACCGTTGACGCGCTTGTAGTCCCAGGCAGCGGCGCGATCAGCCGACCATTCGCCGCAGGCCAGCAGGCGCACGTTGGCCTTGGCGGCGACAATGGCGCGAGCTTCTTCGCTGACGCTCGGGGCGATGATCACTTCGACGAACTGACGCTCGACGATGGCTTTGGCGGTCTCGGCATCCAGTTCACGGTTGAAGGCGATGATGCCGCCGAAGGCCGATTCGGTGTCGGTGGCGTAAGCCAGTTCGTAGGCCTGACGGATACCGCCTTCAGCGTCCGGGCTTACGGCAACGCCGCACGGGTTGGCGTGCTTGACGATCACGCAGGCTGGCTTGACGAAGCTCTTCACGCATTCCAGCGCGGCGTCGGTGTCGGCCACGTTGTTGTACGACAATTCTTTGCCTTGCAGTTGGGTCGCGGTGGCGATGCCCACTTCGGCAGGCTTGGCTTCCACGTAGAACGCCGCGCTCTGGTGCGGGTTCTCGCCGTAGCGCATTTCCTGAGCCTTGATGAACTGGCTGTTGAAGGTGCGCGGGAATTCGCTACGACCTTCTGTGCTGAGGGTGTCAGCCGCCTGGTTCACAGTGCCCATGTAGTTGGCGATCATGCCGTCGTAGGCGGCGGTGTGTTCGAACGCCTTGAGCATCAGGTCGAAACGCT
It encodes the following:
- a CDS encoding TcdA/TcdB pore-forming domain-containing protein; translated protein: MHEQDKRRTDGYVSFIDLFKLSDLEQALHDHKGTDEYDAVFRYYFGCIGQLDFPRMRAPLGLLIQALGSFAKPSRRRRRSAEVKVPAEPGEGQSPTLTNILNRVESFQARLSNSVKQLTVAATEVPKNLHFVWLGGGIGDIQRDYINVWKQALAGEGYNLKLWYDSDALLAYETNRIIVEAAKADAMIKGGATSETALELGDKYEERAIVLKQQMSAHITNAVSRGEKADDARIDLLVRAYGQHEAHLKALKVKNSESLSALGEGDLELRDLASNATPLRLQAIYEREIRLRGNFAAASDVVRIEALMAEGGRYADVDNLPPLPNILGEVDISQFAPDARLGVLQLLLDHNPEWMPGRQALRSRYTNYAQVIPEEHLPALERFAKSHPALNSVFRPPAERLVRPDGLRAVAEQSSLSNAFIMAHPGSAMLSAVIERFRLNYEIVDATTRLALQRKVAFIDAETMSGVAREVVENRFGSLGELPMEEELSLAFLTEAAATYYSDGIRPQSEVTIYLTGPAAMRDAVTAYVRMHFTPQAAVAWRGDVAIAPIATVNRSTEEELDHSWKENTSDTSQWLASEQKRWQEGRFKNRFMGDMGELLKYQTIDFEEGWPVIEGRHVLSTDLLQRLADELGEPFLQAMNEQRSDELTFEKAVPLSFDDRQSIIAQDGKALPPASLSDTKTQRLSIDEALTAIASGSLLTAQLSPAQRLLLGALLGAKALDNRSFEALSAELDNLANTVRELGVSGRYAAIERQLFKHNSPAFLAGMNSAPGEPPAFFEHALELKKNALAQPLTLRQWGQNVARIQEVAKLEFRDRVVERVGIVLESFQAGTTKLVPQDLLLQGAGERVGGRCYPLALAMAAALLHSPAAANTLRERFYLGVIDPKENDSAVFLNAVEEMRGVQLNEVGTSLARSDVAQVVALLETKTSPSTLMLNSNNHSMLVAKTFVGERGLYHFYDPNFGVFEFEQPLLFREALEQFFLEHEMAKQYAAYGDALRPTFDLIEVDGTRLSETALPSGIRVSELLQPGPLKEQTLPALRQRLASAHGDSLMSNPRLGSSLLELDSYGWSQQIREATTELLEKNQLAQRLVPLFETLEITPVGEYRLSLIDPEKPEHLVQVITNDQRLLRIKTYLSEQFSTLATKPRAPVNELDPTGAGSVHTLNAGFTIQALMNALRNQEGAGKPLTMAVRLHAYVNYAQLVHGNAVDVLGLVKLVRQALAEEKVIAQTCAPVVSEALGHVANEGVGAVLGLANAGFDIYQLSTAENDVERAQYGTQLAFDSASVMLAGAGIGAGVVGASTAAAVLGGAGVILGGLAIGAAALAQGFAVIAEEVKQVGLFFDGLERAHREGGYRFDEAASAWLPQSALVFQTLDLKARTLAFGSPELFPLRDHFGVPDFDVDYERTIDIRRELGLPGRAAFAPAAGQAIVLPCTPKTVYGYEYKWLPFSTLRHSVGFDTARRLEKRTRDGTRLFLFSFYSFPGDYIVYRLSPVYQPTMINVRLDAIARTLVVPALPTSWHDKITYKIEGAGANCSLVLNPGVKIELESPSQETSRWLLQASWAKESDVRVERFGELFIGSINVELSGRGRNEVLIKIGKDQVFKVDFTQLTLMVIEQDATPGMDAQALQDHFKTLARAHRLGMPYTPVHQFPVPFEKPDEPRFTTAWYDSAVDRFLYFRDDDPGEADGALLGAVVDGYAYFYHPLNYLVWQVDAVTGLLHRRYRLLLAEAADSLITHCQEATHGVITLVQKVTRKDRTVDEFVYQLHDGELFLSSMTRDLDPTLAAVVSKRETLGDWAQVLGGHVVFAPVPANGVVTTVDWQPAAYVSICWKVDSTLRDLAWIRRSDRLIVRPAAPRHRERGWPDSIKNLKELTLVPPTNNEGDVFVVYDKAAGHLSRQQRINGAWSVEQIEPEGLVNVVAIEEEYLALTDKGLFFNVTTDGRLQLGGVTDDWLKDRARWWLALDSVADQYPVASFAIVGLSHLHDHARLSAWYVNDRLLLSDLGRGEEVRLLSVTPDSSAAWLLALSTGEIYRQGFIDPVQLDSAFGQGLQLLQAGVIPAPVREWGPWRFAEVTAAGAGLRATTLEGINVELRYQESVLITGVDSQWVAVQTAPLQDGLKRLVENHRHAAFLAVEAPDSLQWYVSETGRLIRVSKASNTDDFELLGTQQQINVLLHERKDGLLHTYPGKEQAGPVRYVQRNAEVLTLEGQMTVSDLMPLIPDDVHTLVLRLGQGAVTYCLSKAVWFRLESVIVDCRAIPGREASIPGKLIWALDNTEKLTLSKVQEHLVIVDPDCGHSLIFRDVFSADVTLQGEVFLAVEGYRSFAVSALVKALLIKLGNEDNVLLSEVVPAQRIDLPTAEEVSGNGLS
- a CDS encoding MarC family protein; the protein is MLQELFSVYLKMLVLYSPFFVLSCFISLTRGYSRKEQRRLAWKVAIATLVSSVLLYLFGRVIFTVFGITVDAFRIGAGSVLFISALGMAQGKSAVQTDNVQQDVTIVPLTIPLTVGPGTIGALLVMGIGQPHWDDKLTAILSIALASFTVGVVLYLSNHIERILGDQGLQIVSRLMGLFVCALAAQIIFTGVKGYLVP